In the genome of Anabaena cylindrica PCC 7122, the window CCGATGTTCTGCACGAGCGATCGCATTATATGTCCTTTCCACCGCTTCTGGTTCCACTGAAATAGAAGTAATTCCCCATTCCACCAACTTATCAATAATCTCTGGATACAGTGCTGGTGCTTGTCCGCAGATTGAACAAGGAATCCCCCCAGCTTTGGCTGTTTTAATTAATTGAGCGATCGCACCCATAACAGCAGGATGACGCTCATCGAATATGTTTGCTAGTTCTCCTTGCTCTCTATCCACCCCTAAAATTAATTGCGTGAGGTCATTTGTGCCAATAGAAATACCTGCCGCACCCGCTTTAATATATTCTGGCAATAAAAACAGCACACTTGGTACTTCTGCCATTATCCATAATTGAAAAGAGGAATTCTGCGTTAACCCAGCTTGCTCAACTTTATGCCGACAAAATACAAATTCTTCCACAGTCCGCACAAAAGGCAACATCAAATTTATATTACTATAACCACTTTTTTGTACAGCCGTCAAAGCCTTTAATTCTAATTCAAAAATTGCGGGATTGCGTACATAACTTAAAGTCCCATGTTCACCCAACATTGATTGTGATGAAGATTGTTTATTATCACTTAATGAAGGTAAATCTTGGGTTCTCCAATCCAAAGACCGATATAAAATCGGACGTGGTGCAAAAGCCCGCGCAAATTTTTTAATCTGCTCAGATAAAGTTTCTAATAATTCTGTTTGTCTGCCACCCAAAAGCCAAGCATGAGGATTTTGCCCCTCCAAAATATTCAACACCATCAATTCTGAACGTAACAATCCCACACCATCTACAGGTAAATTTTGGACTTTTTCAATCAGGCTAGGCTGACTGAGATTAACTAATAGTTGGGTAGCAATCATGGGTAAGTGTTTAGCATTGCTAAATCCGTACTGAGACTGTTCTGACTTATCATTCTGTGGTGCGGTGGTGTTTTTGTATAATGAAATTTTCTCGCCATCTCCCCATATCCCCACCTCACCATCAAAAACTTTATCACCTTCTGCTCTGCTACGATAAACCTCTCCTCTCTCACCATCAAGTAATATTAGTTCACCAGTTTGAATCAGGTTGGTAGCATTGGTGGCGTTAACTACAGCCGGAATACCCAATTCTCTAGACAAAATCGCCCCATGACTGGTTAATCCCCCTCTTTCTGTAATAATTCCCACCACTTCATGTAATAAAGGCAACCAATCAGGAGTGATTGCTGGTGCAATTACAATCACGCCCTTGGGGATTTGTGCTGGTTTGGGTTGGGAACTCACAATCACATAAGCATTAGCCTTCACACGTCCCCTCGCAGCCCCTATGCCTTTGAGGAAGTGTAAGCTGGGAATTACAGATGGAGGGTTACTAACTTGAGTGATGTAGAGTTTGGGGTCTGAAGTTGCGTCGGTAATTGTCCACTTCATTGTTAACTTTGCACCTAGTTCACTCACTAGTTGATTGCCTAAAATAATTACTTGTTGTAAGTGATTTTCTGATAAAGCATACTGTTTTTGTTGATACTCACTCAGTAGGGAGACAAGCAAACAATTGTTATCTGTTATTGATGTCGATCTAGATAGGGATTCCTCAGTAGTTACAGATGTAGGATCATGAAGATGATAAGCGAGAATTTTATTTCCCAATTGTTGTTCTTTGACAACTCCTGTTTTTTCGTGGATATAGTGAACATCTGGTAATACTTCACCATTGGTAATTGCTACTCCTAATCCACAAGTGGCCTCAATTTCTGAGCTTAAGGCGTTAGCGTTGAATAAACCGGAAGCGATCGCATTTTCAACTGGTTGTACCAACACCGCTAAATTAATTTTTTGTAAATTAATACCTACACTCTGCCAATATAGTAGGCTTCTGGCACGAAACAACTGACTCCACACAGCCTTTAATGCTTGAGCGATCGCTTCTTCATCACATAAACAAAACACCGAATCCAGCAAGCCAGAAATATTGCCCACCGTTTGGGTAACAGATGATACTGCTAATGTTGGACGCAAAATTAAACATTTTTTTTCCCACATTCTCGCAGCCTCAAAAATCTTACTCACCCAATGCTGTGGCACATGAGCCGAAATAATTTCCTCCCGCAAGCGGCCAGCCACCTGTTGAAGTTGTTGCCAATTAGCTACATCCAAATGCAGGGAAGAATAGGGCAAATCAGCCACTAAAGACTCTGAACTATTGAGGGTTTCTAGAAATTGCCGCCAAACATCTGCCGAAACCACAAAACCAGGCATTACTGGATAGCCCCGTTGCATAATTCTGCTCAAATAAAACGCTTTATCACCAACTTTGGCGCGGTCTTGTAATTTAATTTGGTCAAGCCAGTAGAGTTGTTCCACTCAATTATTTAGGTATCAGTTGTGGAGTTGCAATTATTATTATCCACCGATGAGTAGCCGTTTCACCCACCAAATAAGCGATCGCAAAAATTTCTTACTCCTTTAATTACGTTGTCAAGTACTCAATTTAGTTTAAAGTAGTTATGGTATTATTTATACAACAGACATTATTGACAACCTCTTACTACATTGCCAGCAATGATTGGGTAAATATCTCCTTTCGGCTATGTTTTGCATTGTTGATGGGTGGAATGATTGGCTTGGAACGTCAACGGAGAGACAAACCAGCCGGTTTACGAACTCATATGTTAGTGACTTTGGGTTCAGCTATATTTACTATTATTGCTATCCAAATAGGTGGAAAAGAAATAAATCCTGATGCTCTCAGTCGTGTTATTCAAGGTATTGCAGCTGGAGTGGGCTTTCTCGGTACGGGAGAAATTTTGCGTTCATCTTCTCAACAACCTAAATTAGCAGAAATTCATGGACTTACTTCTGCGGCAGCTATATGGGTTTCAGCATCTTTAGGCATTGCTTCTGGGTGTGGTTTATGGCAGCTAGGATTAATTGGTACTGTGTTGACAGTTGTGGTTCTCAATCTTGTTAAAAAAGTAGAAAAATCTCATTAGTCAAATGTAATAATTCAGGAGTCAGGAGACGCTACGCAGACCTGCGGTTCAGAATGCTTATGACATGAAGAATCGAGAGAAGTGAGATTTTATCAAAATCATCAAAGTTGACTAAAAAAGCTTTATTCTCCTGACTTTTGTATTTTCTATCCTGAATACTGACAGTAAAACAATTTTAGGTTTTGAATCGATCCAAAAGATAAATATGGAAGATTAGATAATTAATGAACTATTGGTTATTTGTAAAAGTAAACAATGTCAGTGCCTTGGCAAAAATTTCTTCATCTGCTCTTGTCTGAAGAATTGATTTTACTATATTAATAAATTCAATATCAGATACATCATCGTTGTTTATAGTTTTACTAGCCGCATAGAAATTAACATCATCAACAGATAATTCATTGGTAATACCTGTTTGTAATTTAGTATTATCAATATGCCAGGAAAGCGATTTACCACGTAATGTAAATTGAAACCAGATAATTTGCTCATTTTTTAACTCCAAAAAAATATCAAAATAAGGTTCTCCTCCTTGTAACCAAATTTTTACTGTATTTTCTTGTTGACATGGTTTCAGTAGCTTTGGTTCAATAGCTCTCAATGATGCACCTAATGATGCAATTTCGTTTTTATCTACATTATAATTTCTGTGATTCATTTCTAAATTAGTTACCGGATAATTCAAGAATACAATTACCAAAAGTTGAGAGAGAGAAACCTTAAATTCTTTATTTATAGCAACGAACAGGGTAGTGAAGACATCAATAAATGATAAATATCTTCTATCAAATGGTTTTACTAATGGATGAGTATTAATTACTATAAATATGTAAGGATTCAGGATACGGAATGTTTGATATGGCAAGGAATAGGTAATAGGGAACAGAAGAGAAAAATATTCTTTCTGACTCCTGACTCCTGACTCCTGACTCCTGACTCCGAACTCCGAACTCCTAAATTCTTACATAAATATTTACGCCGACTCACTTATCTCTCCTGCTTGCACGAAGAGAATTTGCGAATATTTTAACCACTGAGAGTCAAAAGAACCCAAATGAGTAGTAGTAATTAATGTTTGAAAACGGTCTTGAATGGCATCAAGCAATTGATTTTGGCGTGATGGGTCTAATTCTGCTAAGACATCATCTAGTAAAAGTAAAGGAGGCTCTTGGACGACTTCTTCAATTAATTGTAATTCTGCTAATTTTAAAGCCAGAACCAGTGTTCGTTGCTGACCTTGGGAGCCATATTGGCGAGCAGGTGTTTGGTTAATAATTAATTCTACTTCATCACGGTGCGGTCCGACTAAAGTAGTACCTCGGTGCAATTCAACCACAGAACGCTGTTGAATTTTGGCTAAAAAAGCTTGTTGGACTGCTTCGGCATGATTGTTTTCGAGAGGGACATTAGGCGCATAGTTGATTTGCAAAAATTCTGTGCTTCCGCTAATACTAGTGTGCCATGCAGCCGCGATGGGTGCTAATTTTTGGATAGCTCTTTCCCTTCTGATAATTACCCTTGTTCCTGTGGTAACTAACTGTGCATCCCAAATTGCTAATTCTGATTGTAGCGATTTAACAGGTTTGTCTATCTGACGTTTTAAAAAAGCATTGCGTTGACGTAAGACCTGATTATATTGCTGCAAAATGTGAGCATAAACTGGTTCGAGTTGAATTAAGAGTGTATCTAACCAATTACGGCGACTTTCGGGGCTACCGCGTACTAGTTCTAAATCTAAGCTGGAAAACTCAACTGCATTGATAACACCAAGAAAGTCCATTTGTCGGCGGAATATTTCGCCATTAATAGCGACACTGCGACGAGCATGACGGCGGAGGGTGAGGGTTAATTCACTGATACCTGCGGCTCGTTCTAGGGTGGCGTTGATTTGGGCTACAGCTTCCCCATCCCTAATTAAATCACGATCGCGTGCCATCCGATGCGATCGCAATGTGGCTAACAACTCCACTGCCTCCAACAAATTCGATTTTCCCTGAGCATTATTACCCACCAAAATTGTTTTGGCAGCATTAAACTCAACTTTTTGGTCTTGATAATTGCGAAACTGTCGGAGGTGTAGGGTTTTGAGGTACATGGAATTGGAGGCAGGGTGCAGGGTGCGGAGGGCAGGGGGTAGGGGAAATATAAATCTTTGTCTTCCCCAACTCCTGAACACTTCATCAAACAGTCTTTTTACCTATCAAGCGGAAAAATATTTTTTCTCCTTCAATCCAGACAAACATTAAGGCACTGAAACCGATACAAATTCCTAATTCCGAGAGACTTAATTCATGAGTACCAAAGAAAGCTCGCAGGGGTGGAACGTAAATTAACATCAATTGCAAAATCGTTGTCACAATTACAGATCCCAGTACAAAGAGATTAGAAAAGGGATTCATTTCAATTGTGAGTTGGTTGTTAGAACGAATTGCGATCGCATGACCCATTTGGGCAATACACAGAGTAGTAAATACCATTGTCTTCCAAGTATCAGGATTACCCGGATACCCTGCTGCATGGGTGTAATTATAAGCCCACGACATCAAAGCAATAGAAATGATCGCAAATACAATCCCAATCCGAACCATATAAGCACCTAACCCTCTAGCGAAAATACTTTCGCGGGGACTAAAAGGTGGGCGCTGCATGACATCTGGTTCTGGGGGTTCTACAGCTAATGCCAAAGCAGGTAAACCATCCGTTACCAAGTTCATCCAGAGAATTTGCAACGGTGTGAGAGGAACACCTCCTAAGCCCATTAGAGGTGCAGCCGCAATGGTGAGAACTTCGCCAATATTACTACCCAAAATGTATTTAATAAAACGGC includes:
- the recF gene encoding DNA replication/repair protein RecF (All proteins in this family for which functions are known are DNA-binding proteins that assist the filamentation of RecA onto DNA for the initiation of recombination or recombinational repair.); this translates as MYLKTLHLRQFRNYQDQKVEFNAAKTILVGNNAQGKSNLLEAVELLATLRSHRMARDRDLIRDGEAVAQINATLERAAGISELTLTLRRHARRSVAINGEIFRRQMDFLGVINAVEFSSLDLELVRGSPESRRNWLDTLLIQLEPVYAHILQQYNQVLRQRNAFLKRQIDKPVKSLQSELAIWDAQLVTTGTRVIIRRERAIQKLAPIAAAWHTSISGSTEFLQINYAPNVPLENNHAEAVQQAFLAKIQQRSVVELHRGTTLVGPHRDEVELIINQTPARQYGSQGQQRTLVLALKLAELQLIEEVVQEPPLLLLDDVLAELDPSRQNQLLDAIQDRFQTLITTTHLGSFDSQWLKYSQILFVQAGEISESA
- a CDS encoding putative PEP-binding protein is translated as MEQLYWLDQIKLQDRAKVGDKAFYLSRIMQRGYPVMPGFVVSADVWRQFLETLNSSESLVADLPYSSLHLDVANWQQLQQVAGRLREEIISAHVPQHWVSKIFEAARMWEKKCLILRPTLAVSSVTQTVGNISGLLDSVFCLCDEEAIAQALKAVWSQLFRARSLLYWQSVGINLQKINLAVLVQPVENAIASGLFNANALSSEIEATCGLGVAITNGEVLPDVHYIHEKTGVVKEQQLGNKILAYHLHDPTSVTTEESLSRSTSITDNNCLLVSLLSEYQQKQYALSENHLQQVIILGNQLVSELGAKLTMKWTITDATSDPKLYITQVSNPPSVIPSLHFLKGIGAARGRVKANAYVIVSSQPKPAQIPKGVIVIAPAITPDWLPLLHEVVGIITERGGLTSHGAILSRELGIPAVVNATNATNLIQTGELILLDGERGEVYRSRAEGDKVFDGEVGIWGDGEKISLYKNTTAPQNDKSEQSQYGFSNAKHLPMIATQLLVNLSQPSLIEKVQNLPVDGVGLLRSELMVLNILEGQNPHAWLLGGRQTELLETLSEQIKKFARAFAPRPILYRSLDWRTQDLPSLSDNKQSSSQSMLGEHGTLSYVRNPAIFELELKALTAVQKSGYSNINLMLPFVRTVEEFVFCRHKVEQAGLTQNSSFQLWIMAEVPSVLFLLPEYIKAGAAGISIGTNDLTQLILGVDREQGELANIFDERHPAVMGAIAQLIKTAKAGGIPCSICGQAPALYPEIIDKLVEWGITSISVEPEAVERTYNAIARAEHRLILAAARRQLGN
- a CDS encoding MgtC/SapB family protein, whose amino-acid sequence is MVLFIQQTLLTTSYYIASNDWVNISFRLCFALLMGGMIGLERQRRDKPAGLRTHMLVTLGSAIFTIIAIQIGGKEINPDALSRVIQGIAAGVGFLGTGEILRSSSQQPKLAEIHGLTSAAAIWVSASLGIASGCGLWQLGLIGTVLTVVVLNLVKKVEKSH